A genomic window from Flavobacterium hankyongi includes:
- a CDS encoding MBL fold metallo-hydrolase, with the protein MKVYFLGTGTSQGIPVIGSQHLVNKSTDYKDKRLRVSVWVEWDNLSFVIDCGPDFRQQMLTSNCQHIDAILFTHEHSDHTAGLDDIRPFFFKQGEIPIYAHSRVLKNLEKRFDYIFETENKYPGAPGVFPIEVINNQNIFISNKEIIPIDVMHGNLQVFGYRFDKFAYLTDVKEVSDSEIEKLKGLEVLVINALREESHPTHFNLQEALDFIKIVQPKKAYLTHISHVLGFHEEVQQKLPENVYLAYDNLILTI; encoded by the coding sequence TTGAAAGTCTATTTTTTAGGTACAGGTACTTCACAAGGAATTCCAGTAATAGGAAGTCAGCATTTAGTTAATAAAAGTACTGATTATAAGGATAAAAGATTACGTGTTTCTGTTTGGGTAGAATGGGACAATCTTTCATTTGTGATAGATTGTGGCCCAGATTTCAGACAACAAATGTTGACATCAAATTGTCAACATATCGACGCTATTTTATTTACTCATGAACATTCTGATCATACTGCTGGACTAGATGATATTCGTCCTTTTTTCTTTAAGCAAGGCGAAATTCCAATTTATGCTCACAGCAGGGTTTTAAAAAATTTAGAAAAACGTTTCGATTATATTTTTGAAACAGAGAACAAGTATCCTGGAGCTCCTGGCGTTTTTCCAATAGAAGTTATTAATAATCAAAACATTTTTATTTCCAACAAAGAGATTATTCCAATTGATGTGATGCATGGAAACCTTCAAGTCTTTGGTTACAGATTTGATAAGTTTGCTTATTTGACTGATGTGAAGGAAGTTTCGGACAGCGAAATTGAGAAGCTTAAGGGATTAGAGGTATTGGTTATTAATGCATTACGTGAAGAATCTCATCCTACACATTTTAATTTGCAGGAAGCTTTAGATTTTATTAAAATTGTGCAACCCAAAAAGGCCTATTTAACCCATATAAGTCATGTTTTAGGTTTCCATGAAGAAGTGCAACAAAAATTGCCCGAAAATGTTTATTTGGCTTATGATAATTTAATACTTACTATTTAA
- a CDS encoding TonB-dependent receptor: MRNLENEIKLKGDKVIETIPSITDKALRINLNDNIYGTFAEIGAGQETVRHFFRAGGSSGTIAKAMSAYDKDFSDAIYGIEDDGRYVTESRLRKMLNHEVELIEERLKREKHPSKMFFSYANTVATIDFAKQYKGHGWVGIKYQLEADEAYNEIIIHIRFKETDAKLQQETLGKLGVNLIYGAFYKYNDPKRLLRYLYDHLDKDQLEIDTINFSGPRFAEVDNRLMSLQLVKNGMTDAVMFDPTGKNILPAAVLYKKNILALRGSFRPVTKVNMDMYEKSLQMFLEENKVKKENTLVVFEITLSNLRSDGEIDERDFMDRAELLCSLGQTVMISNFQEYFKVVEYFSNYSKERMGLALGVNNLIDIFDEKYYRHLSGGILEAFGKLFYRDLKVYLYPMEDEDGTILNSQNLKVHPRMKELYKFFAYNGKVIDITDFDKSHLKIFSREVLKMISKNKTGWEEMLPEGIAEMIKRDHLFGYQETTNSLEKEIV; this comes from the coding sequence ATGAGAAATCTAGAGAACGAAATTAAACTAAAAGGAGACAAAGTTATTGAAACAATCCCTTCAATAACTGATAAAGCATTACGAATAAATCTAAATGATAACATCTACGGAACCTTTGCCGAAATTGGTGCCGGACAGGAAACTGTACGTCATTTTTTTAGAGCTGGTGGTTCTTCAGGTACCATTGCAAAAGCGATGTCTGCGTATGATAAAGATTTTAGTGATGCGATTTATGGTATTGAAGATGATGGACGTTACGTTACGGAAAGTCGTTTAAGAAAAATGTTAAACCATGAGGTTGAACTAATTGAAGAGCGTTTAAAAAGAGAAAAACATCCTTCAAAAATGTTCTTTAGCTACGCTAATACAGTAGCAACCATTGATTTTGCTAAACAATATAAAGGACATGGATGGGTTGGAATAAAATATCAATTAGAAGCTGATGAAGCCTATAATGAAATTATAATACACATTCGCTTTAAAGAGACCGATGCTAAACTTCAGCAAGAGACATTAGGGAAATTAGGTGTAAACTTAATTTATGGTGCTTTTTACAAGTATAACGATCCTAAACGTTTGTTACGTTATTTATATGATCACTTAGATAAAGATCAGTTAGAGATTGATACTATCAATTTCTCTGGGCCACGTTTTGCTGAAGTAGACAATCGTTTAATGAGTTTACAGTTAGTAAAAAATGGAATGACTGATGCAGTTATGTTCGATCCAACTGGTAAAAATATTTTACCTGCTGCTGTATTATATAAAAAGAATATTTTAGCCCTTCGCGGAAGTTTTAGACCAGTTACAAAGGTCAACATGGATATGTACGAGAAATCGCTACAAATGTTCCTAGAAGAAAATAAAGTAAAAAAAGAAAATACACTAGTTGTTTTTGAAATTACACTATCAAATCTACGTTCTGATGGAGAAATTGATGAGAGAGACTTTATGGATAGAGCAGAATTACTTTGTTCGTTAGGTCAAACTGTAATGATTTCAAACTTCCAAGAATATTTTAAAGTAGTTGAATATTTTTCAAATTACTCAAAAGAAAGAATGGGACTTGCATTGGGAGTTAACAATTTAATTGACATTTTTGATGAAAAGTACTATCGTCACTTAAGTGGGGGAATCCTTGAAGCATTTGGAAAATTATTCTATCGTGATTTGAAAGTATATCTATATCCTATGGAAGATGAAGATGGTACAATTTTAAACTCACAAAACCTTAAAGTACATCCACGTATGAAAGAGTTGTACAAATTCTTCGCATATAATGGAAAAGTAATTGATATAACTGATTTTGATAAATCACATCTTAAAATCTTCTCAAGAGAGGTTTTAAAAATGATTAGTAAAAATAAAACTGGTTGGGAAGAAATGTTACCTGAAGGTATTGCGGAAATGATTAAGAGAGATCATTTGTTTGGATATCAAGAAACCACAAATTCTCTAGAAAAAGAGATTGTATAA
- a CDS encoding BatA domain-containing protein: MHFKNPEILYFLFLLVIPILVHLFQLRRFKKEYFTNVKLLKELSTQTRKSSKIKKFLLLATRLLLLTSLIFAFAQPYFEAKDSQSKNNQLFVILDNSFSMQAKGQKGELLKRAVQDLLEVTPEETNISVITNSDEFWDTNIKSIEKDLQKLNYSAIPFSLDNALVKIKSHNSNQGKDIVIVTDAIGLKTTSIEKLPENTKTYFVIPEAENLENIAIDSVYLSQTLDNFYEIGVQVSSNFEDEKSIPVSVYNKENLIAKAILQLNKRKQVLNFTIPKDDFNGYVSLHDNSLSFDNTFYFNIKKPEIINVLSVGDIEKSNFLSKIYTKPDFNFSNSTLSSLDYSILQKHDAIILNELESIPVAMHTNLKQFVQKGGNLIVIPSEKNEIQNINSFLSIFGGIQFSNLENFEKKITKINFSNPLFSDVFEKKISNFQYPTVKQNFRLKSVVSQAISYEDQSAFLSTIYKNTGAVYVFSSPINKQNSNFQNSPLIVPVFYKMGVNNNKNGVKFETIGNSKSILIDASVNKDEVISVKNNEEDFIPMQQIMEDKVKFSNGDNPKKAGNYSIVQNNKTIGNLSFNFDRKESNLTKSSSESLDNLNEIDSLDKFFETIQIERTDNQIWKWFLIFTLVFFILEILIQKFIK; the protein is encoded by the coding sequence ATGCACTTCAAAAATCCCGAAATTCTGTATTTCCTTTTTTTATTGGTGATACCAATTTTAGTCCATTTATTTCAATTAAGACGTTTTAAAAAAGAATACTTCACAAACGTAAAACTGCTCAAAGAACTTTCTACACAAACTCGAAAAAGTTCTAAAATCAAAAAGTTTTTATTATTAGCTACTCGATTATTATTACTTACATCTTTAATTTTTGCTTTTGCCCAACCCTATTTTGAAGCAAAAGACAGTCAATCAAAAAACAATCAACTTTTTGTCATTCTGGACAATTCCTTTAGTATGCAAGCCAAAGGACAAAAAGGAGAATTATTAAAAAGAGCCGTTCAAGATTTATTAGAAGTAACTCCAGAAGAAACAAATATTTCTGTTATTACAAATTCGGATGAATTTTGGGATACAAATATTAAATCGATTGAAAAAGACCTGCAAAAGTTAAATTATTCGGCAATTCCTTTTTCTTTAGACAATGCGTTGGTAAAAATAAAATCGCACAACAGCAATCAAGGAAAAGATATTGTAATTGTTACGGATGCTATCGGTTTAAAAACAACTTCGATAGAAAAATTACCAGAAAATACAAAGACTTACTTTGTTATTCCTGAAGCTGAAAATTTAGAAAACATTGCTATTGACAGTGTATATTTAAGTCAAACACTTGATAATTTTTACGAAATAGGTGTTCAGGTTAGTTCTAATTTTGAGGATGAAAAATCAATTCCTGTTTCTGTTTACAATAAAGAAAACCTAATTGCAAAAGCAATATTACAGCTAAATAAACGTAAGCAAGTTCTAAATTTTACTATTCCAAAAGACGATTTTAATGGTTACGTTTCGTTACATGACAATAGCTTAAGTTTTGACAACACATTTTATTTCAACATCAAAAAGCCTGAAATTATTAATGTTTTAAGCGTTGGCGATATTGAAAAGAGTAATTTTTTATCTAAAATTTACACCAAACCTGATTTCAATTTTTCAAATTCTACTTTAAGTTCACTTGATTATAGCATATTACAAAAACATGATGCCATAATTTTAAACGAATTAGAAAGCATTCCGGTTGCAATGCATACAAACCTGAAGCAATTTGTGCAAAAAGGAGGCAATCTAATCGTTATTCCTTCTGAAAAAAATGAAATACAAAATATCAATTCATTTCTTTCGATTTTTGGTGGAATACAATTTTCAAATCTTGAAAACTTCGAAAAGAAAATAACCAAAATTAATTTTTCAAATCCTTTATTTTCTGATGTTTTTGAGAAGAAAATTTCAAATTTTCAATACCCTACCGTAAAACAAAATTTCAGACTTAAATCAGTTGTTTCTCAAGCTATTTCTTACGAAGATCAATCAGCATTTTTATCTACAATATATAAAAACACAGGAGCTGTTTATGTCTTTTCATCTCCAATAAATAAACAAAATAGTAATTTCCAGAATTCTCCATTAATCGTTCCTGTATTCTATAAAATGGGAGTTAACAATAATAAAAACGGAGTTAAATTTGAAACTATTGGAAATAGCAAAAGTATACTTATAGATGCTTCAGTAAACAAAGACGAAGTTATTTCGGTAAAAAATAATGAAGAAGACTTCATTCCAATGCAACAAATAATGGAAGATAAAGTGAAATTTTCTAATGGAGACAATCCTAAAAAAGCAGGGAACTATTCTATTGTTCAAAATAACAAAACGATTGGAAACCTGAGCTTTAATTTTGACCGAAAGGAAAGCAATTTAACAAAATCAAGTAGCGAAAGTTTAGATAACTTAAATGAGATAGATAGCTTAGATAAATTTTTTGAAACCATTCAGATTGAAAGAACCGACAATCAAATTTGGAAATGGTTTCTTATTTTTACACTAGTGTTCTTTATACTTGAAATTCTTATACAAAAATTCATAAAATGA
- a CDS encoding alpha/beta hydrolase translates to MQFSLHHLVREPKVKLDKNPLLLLLHGYGSNEEDLFSFASELPDEYYVISARAPYDLMYNAYAWYAINFDADEKKFSDLDQAKTSRDLIANFIDELTANYAIDSQKITLIGFSQGCILSYAIALSYPEKVQRVVAMSGYFNDDIAKDEFKSNDFSNLKIFASHGNVDQVVPVEWARKAKPVLDSLHIQNVYKEYPVGHGVAPQNFYDFRNWLDETK, encoded by the coding sequence ATGCAATTTTCATTACATCACTTAGTTAGAGAACCTAAAGTAAAACTTGATAAAAACCCGCTTCTTTTATTACTTCATGGATACGGAAGCAACGAAGAAGATCTATTTTCATTCGCTTCAGAACTACCAGACGAATATTATGTCATTTCAGCTCGTGCTCCATATGATTTAATGTATAATGCCTATGCTTGGTATGCAATAAATTTTGATGCTGATGAAAAAAAGTTCTCAGATTTAGACCAAGCGAAAACATCTCGTGATTTAATTGCTAATTTCATTGATGAATTAACTGCTAATTATGCAATAGATTCTCAAAAAATAACATTAATTGGTTTTAGCCAAGGATGTATTTTAAGTTATGCTATAGCCCTTTCTTATCCCGAAAAAGTACAACGTGTAGTGGCAATGAGTGGCTATTTTAATGATGATATTGCTAAAGATGAATTTAAAAGCAATGATTTTTCTAATTTAAAAATATTCGCATCACACGGAAATGTTGACCAAGTAGTTCCTGTCGAATGGGCACGTAAAGCAAAACCCGTTTTGGATAGTTTGCACATACAAAATGTGTATAAAGAATATCCTGTTGGACACGGAGTTGCTCCTCAAAATTTTTATGATTTTAGAAATTGGTTAGACGAAACTAAATAA
- the bcp gene encoding thioredoxin-dependent thiol peroxidase, with the protein MTTLKIGDKAPNFSAVDQDGKNHSLNDYKGSKLVVFFYPAASTPSCTVEVCNLRDNYSEFISKGYKLLGVSADTAKKQSSFIKKNELPFSLLADVDKKVIEAFGVWGPKKFMGREFDGIHRTTFVIDEKGIIEDIIEKVNTKEHSKQILK; encoded by the coding sequence ATGACAACATTAAAAATAGGTGATAAGGCTCCAAATTTTTCCGCAGTAGATCAAGATGGAAAAAATCATTCTCTGAATGATTATAAAGGTTCAAAATTAGTAGTGTTCTTTTATCCAGCAGCTAGTACGCCAAGCTGTACCGTTGAAGTTTGCAATTTGAGAGACAATTATTCAGAGTTTATAAGTAAAGGTTATAAATTATTGGGTGTAAGTGCAGATACAGCAAAAAAGCAATCTAGTTTTATTAAAAAAAACGAATTGCCTTTTTCTTTATTGGCAGATGTTGATAAAAAGGTGATTGAAGCTTTTGGTGTTTGGGGACCTAAAAAATTCATGGGAAGAGAATTTGATGGTATTCATAGAACTACTTTTGTAATTGATGAAAAAGGAATCATTGAAGATATTATTGAGAAAGTAAATACAAAAGAACATTCAAAACAGATTTTAAAATAA
- a CDS encoding DUF4870 domain-containing protein: protein MHTIEEGKNTAVISYITIIGTVIAIFMNNEKKNPFASFHIRQALGINLTYFFLGYFIGYFDSWLVSSAFWTFIFILWLYGFLGALQGEQKIVPLVGEWYQKIFQNLN, encoded by the coding sequence ATGCATACAATTGAAGAAGGTAAGAATACAGCAGTAATTAGCTATATTACCATTATTGGAACTGTCATTGCCATTTTTATGAATAATGAAAAGAAGAATCCATTTGCTTCATTTCATATCAGACAAGCTTTAGGGATTAATCTAACCTATTTCTTTTTAGGATATTTTATTGGTTACTTTGATAGTTGGTTAGTTTCATCAGCCTTTTGGACTTTTATATTTATACTTTGGTTGTATGGCTTCTTAGGAGCTTTACAAGGAGAACAAAAAATTGTACCATTAGTTGGTGAATGGTATCAAAAAATATTTCAAAATTTAAATTAA
- a CDS encoding dihydroorotase, with protein sequence MNLILKKARLIEPGNLFHNKVIDIKIKDGIIQKIDTNIQSEEGFTAIELDNLHISTGWFDTSVSLGEPGYEERETITNGLEVAAKSGFTGIALQPNSNPIIDNQSQIHFVKQKANNSSTELFPIGALTKNSDGVELAELFDMKNAGAIAFGDYNKSIENANLLKVALQYAQDFDGLVIAFSQDNNIKGKGIVNEGISATQLGLKGISSLAEEIIINRNLFILEYTGGKLHIPTISTAKSVQLIRDAKAKGLAVTCSVAVHNLFFNDDVLKGFDANFRVTPPIRTEEDRKALIEGVIDGTIDCITSDHNPIDIEFKKLEFDLAKNGTIGLESAYTALQAILPTEIIIEKLTAGRKALGLETVTIKEGEKANISLFNPEGSSEFSQENILSKSKNSAFLGSKVKGKVYGIYNQTNLILNN encoded by the coding sequence ATGAACTTAATTCTAAAAAAAGCCCGACTTATTGAACCCGGAAATTTGTTTCACAACAAAGTGATTGACATCAAAATAAAAGATGGAATCATTCAAAAAATAGATACAAATATTCAGTCAGAAGAAGGTTTTACGGCAATTGAGTTAGATAATTTACATATCTCTACCGGTTGGTTCGACACTAGTGTTTCTCTGGGAGAGCCAGGTTATGAAGAAAGAGAAACCATTACAAATGGATTAGAAGTTGCCGCAAAATCAGGTTTTACTGGTATTGCATTACAACCAAATTCAAATCCAATTATAGACAATCAATCCCAAATACATTTTGTAAAACAAAAAGCCAATAATTCATCTACAGAACTTTTTCCTATTGGAGCACTGACAAAAAATAGCGATGGCGTTGAACTTGCAGAATTATTCGACATGAAAAATGCTGGAGCTATAGCTTTTGGAGACTACAACAAAAGTATCGAAAACGCTAACTTATTAAAAGTAGCTTTACAATATGCTCAAGATTTTGACGGATTAGTGATTGCATTTTCACAAGACAATAATATTAAGGGCAAAGGGATTGTCAACGAAGGAATATCAGCAACTCAATTGGGTCTAAAAGGTATTTCTTCATTAGCAGAAGAAATAATCATTAACAGAAACCTTTTTATTTTAGAGTATACAGGAGGAAAACTACACATTCCTACTATTTCTACAGCAAAATCAGTTCAATTAATTCGTGATGCAAAAGCAAAAGGATTAGCTGTGACTTGTAGTGTAGCAGTTCACAATTTATTCTTTAACGATGATGTTTTGAAAGGATTTGACGCCAACTTTAGAGTTACTCCACCAATTAGAACCGAAGAAGACCGTAAAGCTTTAATTGAAGGTGTTATTGATGGAACAATTGATTGTATAACATCAGACCACAACCCTATCGATATTGAGTTTAAAAAACTAGAATTTGATTTGGCTAAAAATGGTACGATAGGACTTGAAAGTGCTTATACTGCTTTACAAGCTATTTTGCCAACAGAAATCATAATTGAAAAATTAACAGCTGGAAGAAAAGCTCTAGGGCTAGAAACAGTTACTATTAAAGAAGGTGAAAAAGCAAATATTTCGCTTTTTAATCCTGAAGGAAGTTCAGAATTTAGTCAAGAAAACATACTTTCAAAATCTAAAAACTCAGCCTTTTTGGGAAGCAAAGTAAAAGGAAAAGTGTACGGAATTTATAATCAAACAAATTTAATTTTAAACAACTAA